The genomic window GTTAATGATGTTGGCTATCCTGTCAGGATGTGCGAACTCATCTCCAGCCTGCGCACCCCCAGTTTTGTTGAGCGGGTTACGGTTCACAACCCCAAGGGTGTTACCAACGCCCGGCGCGCGCTCAAGCAGGCTTTTATTTATCAGAGGGACAATGTCTGCTTCACATTCGTTGAGTTCCTTTCAACCTGTCCGACAAACTGGGGTCTTGCACCGATTCAGGCGGCAAGGTGGCTGGAGGAGAATATGATTCCCTATTATCCGGTAAGGAACTTCAAGACACCGGAAAAACCAGAGGCAAAAGATGCAGATTGAGACGGTATTTGCCGGTTTTGGAGGACAGGGGGTGATGCTTGCCGGCAGGGTCCTGGCTGAGGTGGGGATGAAACTTGGCAAGGAGGTTGTCTGGCTTCCATCGTATGGACCGGAGATGAGGGGAGGGACAGCAAACTGTGTTGTCATCATCGCTGATGAGCCCATCGCATCACCGATTATCGCCCATCCGAGGGATGCTGTTGTTATGAACCGCCCCTCACTTGAGAAGTTCTGCCCGGCGCAGAAGCCAGGGGGATTTGCCATCGTCAACAGTTCACTGATAAACATCAGACCAGAAAGAAATGACCTTAAGGTTGTTGAGGTGCCGGCGAATGAGATAGCGATTGAGGCTGGGAGTGGCAGGGCGGCAAATATGGTGATGCTTGGTGCCTATGTTGGTGCCACCGGGATTGTGCCGCTTGAGGCGCTTCTTGAGCAGGTTAAGGAGGAGTTTGAAGCCAAAGCAAAACTGATACCATTAAACATCAAATGCGTTGAACAGGGCTTTAGAATCGGGCAGGAGGCTTTAAAAACCTCAAAATAGAAAAATCCATATAAATTACAACCAAGGATACCATATAGGATATTATTCGGTGACTCACTCAGGGATTTAGTCACCGAGTGACTCGGTATTTCACTTGGTAAGTGAATCAGGGTTTCAATCCTTGAGTCAACCCTTTATTCATTGGGTAAATCATTCTCTGTCTTATTCAGTGTTTGATACCCTGATTCTATCTCCCTGTAATTCAGAGAGTTAAATAGTGAATGATTCAGGGATTAAATTACCCTGTGATTCTGGGTGTGACTCAGGGGGTGACCCCCCGGGTCACCCCCTGAGTGATTCCCTGGGTGGTATCATATGCAATTAAGGGTTAAGAATGATTTAGACCGTTCATCAGCGCAGGGTATAAGAGATTGGCTGGGGAGCAGGTTAATGGTGAGCTCTTTTTCTATCACATTGATTTTGAATCGGATAGGTAAAAAGGAGAGTCTAATCTATTGATGTGTGAAGTTGAAAGACAACCTCTGGAAACAAAGGCCAAAAAGGGTCCGGTAACTTTGTTGACCGAAAGGGTGGCAGAGCTTGAGGCTGGTGTGAAGAGCCTGAAGAATGATTATCTGCGCGCTTTGGCAGATTTTGACAACTTTCGGAAGCGGACCGAGCGGGATATTGAGATGAAAAGGCAGGCGGGTGTGGAGGCGCTTTTTGCCGATTTGTTGCCGGTCCTTGATAATTTTGAACGGGCGCTTGGTGCACCGAGTGATAATATTGATGGTATTAAGAAGGGCATTGAGCTGATACATAAGGAGTTATGCGCGGTGCTCAAGAGGCACGGGCTTAATGAGTTTTCCTGTCAGGGTCAGGTTTTTGACCCGAAGCGGGCAGAGGCGATTGGCTTTGTTGAGTGCGAAGAAAAGGATGCCAATCTGGTGGTTGAGGAGTTGTGCAAGGGTTATGAGTTCTCGGGCAGGGTGATAAGACCGGCGCGGGTGAAGGTGGGGAGAGCCAAGTTAGAGTCGGGTGAGGATAAGGCAGGGAAAGAAGGGGAAATCGCCCAGTAGGTAAAAGGAGTCTAATAGGGTGATAAAGATTTGGAAATTCACCTTCTTTATGAAAGGAGGAAAATGTGAGTAAGGTTATTGGTATTGATCTGGGAACGACATTCTCCTGTGTGGCGGTGATGGAGCGTGGTCAGCCGGTTGTTATACCCAATCCTGAGGGTGGCAGGACCACGCCTTCGGTTGTTGCCTTGGGCAAGGAGCGGCTTGTTGGCACCCTTGCCAAGCGCCAGGCGGTGATTAATCCGGAGTCAACCATCTATTCAATCAAGCGTTTTATGGGCAGGCGGTATTCTGAGGTCAGTGAGGAGATTAAGCGGGTGCCCTTCCGGGTGGTTGAGTCGGCAAACGGTGATGCCTGGGTTGAGGTTGATGGCAAGCGCTATTCACCCCCTGAGATTTCCGCGATGATTCTCTCCTATCTGAAAAAGGCGGCAGAGGCATATTTAGGTGAGGCGGTGACCAAGGCGGTTATTACCGTTCCTGCCTATTTTAACGACTCCCAGCGTCAGGCAACCAAGGATGCCGGTAAGATTGCCGGGCTTGATGTGTTAAGAATCATCAATGAGCCCACCGCAGCCTCACTGGCTTATGGTCTGGACAAGAAGCGCTCAGAGCGGATTGCGGTGTACGACCTTGGCGGCGGCACATTTGACATCTCTATCCTTGAGATTGGTGAGGGTGTTTTTGAGGTGCGTTCAACCAATGGTGATACCCATTTGGGTGGGGATGATTTTGACCAGCGGGTGATGGACTGGATTATCAGCGAGTTCAGAAAGGAGCACGGGATAGACCTTTCCAAGGACAAGACCGCATTGCAGCGGATTAAGGAGGCGGCAGAGAAGGCGAAGTGTGAGCTTTCCACCTCTATGGAGACCACCATCAGTCTGCCGTTTATCTATGCCGATGAGAAAAGGGGCCCCCTCCACATTGACTATCGGCTGACAAGGGCAAAACTGGAGGCGCTGGTTGAGGACCTAATCCAGCGCACATTCGGGCCGGTCAAGCAGGCGCTTGAGGATGCCAAGCTGACACCAAGGGATATTGATGAGGTGATTTTGGTTGGCGGTCAGACGAGGATGCCGCGGGTTCAGCAGCTGGTGCGGGACTTCTTTGGCAAGGAGCCGCACAAAGGGATAAATCCAGATGAGGTGGTGGCGATAGGTGCGGCGATTCAGGGTGCGGTTCTTGCCGGTGAGGTCAAGGATGTGGTTCTTTTGGATGTGACACCGCTTTCACTTGGGATTGAGACTGCGGGCGGGGTATTTACCAAAATCATTGAGCGCAACACCACCATTCCCACAAGGAAGAGTCAGATTTTCACCACGGTTGAGGACAATCAGACCACCGTCCGGATACATGTGCTTCAGGGCGAGCGGGAGATGGCGGCAGACAATCGCACATTAGGGATGTTTGACCTGGTGGGAATCACACCGGCACCAAGAGGGATTCCCCAGATTGAGGTGACATTTGACATTGATGCCGATGGTATTCTCCATGTTACCGCCAAGGACAAGCTGACCGGGAAGGAGCAGAGCATCAGGATTACCGCATCATCCGGTCTTTCCAAAGAGGAGATTGACCGGATGGTGAGCGAGGCGCAGGCGCACGCTGCAGAGGACCGCAGGCGCAGGGAGCTTGTTGACAGCCGCAATCGTGCCGATACCATTATCTATCAAACTGAGCGCACCCTGAAGGATTTGGGTGAGCGGGTGCCGGCTGATGATAGAAGGCAGATTGAGGCGGCGATTGCTAAGTTAAAAGAGGTGATGAAGGGCGAGGACAAAGGTGCGATTGATGCGGCTATTGCTGATTTGCAGAGGGTGACCGCAAGTATGGGTGAGCGGCTTTATCGTCAGCAGGCAGGAGCTGGTGGTGAAGAGAAGGGTGGCTCAGGTCAGGATAAAAAGGTAGAGGCTGATTACACGGTAATTGACGACGAAGGTAAGAAATAAAAGGAGGCTGGTTTAGAACTGAAGGTTTTAAGGAGGTGTGTTCTTAAAGCCGATTGAAATGTCGGCTTAGTTAATAATGCCTCAGACAAAAAGGGACTATTATGAGGTCCTGGGCGTTTCCCGTAATGCCACACAGGAGGAGATAAAGAGCGCCTACCGCCGGCTCGCAAAAGAGTATCACCCTGACCGCAACCCGGAAAACAGAAAAGAGGCTGAGGAGAAGTTTAAGGAGCTCTCTGAGGCTTATGAGGTTCTGGCTGACCCAGAAAAGCGCCGGATTTATGACACCTATGGACATGAAGGGGTTTCTTCTCAGTTTGGTCCTGGTGGCTTTGATTTCCGGCGTCACTTTACCCACGAGGAGGACCTTGAGGATATCTTTGGTGATATCTTGCGCGGGTTTGGCGGGGGGGCAGGGAGCCTGTTTGATTTGCTCTTTGGTTCTGAAGAAAGAAGGGCAACCAGGCGCCAGACTCGGGGAAGGGATATTATCATCAGGATGCGTTTGAGCCTGGAGGAGATTGCGAGCGGTGTGACTAAAGAGGTAAGGTTTTCCCGTTACGAGGTGTGTCCTGACTGTCGGGGTGCTGGCGGCTCAGGTCGGGTTAATTGCGGGACTTGCGGTGGTACCGGCAGGATCAGGCGGCAGACCAGTTCGATATTCGGGCAGTTTGTTCAGGTATCAACCTGTCCAGATTGTGGGGGGACTGGTGAACGGGTGAAAAGTTTGTGCCCGCGCTGCAATGGGGAAGGCAGGATAAGGCAGAGTAGAACCTTAAAGGTAAGAATTCCCGCTGGAGTAATGCCAGGAATGCCGATTGTCCTTCACAATGAAGGGCATTGGGGTCCGGGTGGGAGTGGTGATGTGGTGATAGAGGTGGAGGAGAAGGAGCATCCGCTTTTTGTTCGGGATGGGGACAATGTGATTGTGGAGGTGCCGATTTCAATTCCGGTTGCGGTGTTGGGAGGTAGGATTAGGGTGCCAACATTGAACGGGATTAAAGAGGTGGAGATACCGGCAGGGACAAATTCAGGGACAGTTTTTAGGTTGCGGGGACAGGGGATAAAGAGGATGGAGGGTGGTAGCGGTGACCTGTTGGTGAGGGTGGTGGTTCATATCCCCAAACATCTCAGCCAGAAGGAGCGGGCGCTTTACAAGCAACTGACTGAGATTCAGTCAGAACCGGTGCCCGAGCCAAGAAAGCCTGTGGGTTCATAATGGAGTATTTCTATCTTCAAGAGGTGAGTTTTGAAAAAGGGGAGGCGGTGATCACTGGACAGGAGGCAAGGCATATCGCCAAGGTTTTACGACATAAACCCGGTGACGAGATTTTTGGCACAAATGGTAGAGGGGATGAGTTCAGGATGGTAATTAAGGGTATCAAACCGGACAGGGTTTTGGTGCAGGTGCTCGAGAGAAGAAATGGGCAAAGGGAACCGGCACATAGGTTGACACTGGCTCCAGCGGTTTTGAAAGGGGATAAACTTAGTTTCGTGGTTGAGGCGGTGACTGAATTAGGGGTTAGTGAAATAGTTCCCTTTTTCAGTTCACGGGTGATTGGCAGGATGGGCGAGAGGAAGTTGCAGCGGCTTCGGACGGTAGCAATAAGCGGGATGAAGACCGCCTTAAGGACATTTCTGCCCGAGGTAAGACCGGCAGTTGAGTTTGAATCCCTTGTCAGGAGATTTAAGGATTTTGACAGGGTTCTTGTTGCCTATGAAGAGGAGCATGCCACAAGTTTAACGGCGGTTTTAGATTCTAAGGTCAAGTCGCTCCTTTTGGTTATCGGTCCTGAAGGTGGGTTTACAGAGGAAGAGGTGACTGGTATGCGGGAGGCAGGGGCAGCCCTTTTCACCCTTGGTCCAAGGAGACTTCGGGCTGAGACCGCAGCGGTTGCGGCAACGGCACTATGTCTGGGGCTTTTGGGTGATTTAAAATGATGAGCCTAAAGAAAGGAGGTGGAGCGTTTAATGGTAAGTATTACCGTAAGAGAGGGCGAGCCGTATGAGAGTTTTATCAGGCGGTTTCGCCGGGCGTGTGAACAGGCCGGGATCCTGCGCGAATTCAAACGCCGGGAGTATTATGAGAAGCCCAGCGAGCGGCGTAAGCGCAAGATGGCTGAGGCGAGACGCCGGCTCTATCGTAAGCAGATGAGCGAAAGATAAATTATAAGATGTTCGGTAAAGAGGTTGCTGAAATTGGATGAGAAAACGCTAAAGGCGTTAGACTTCTTTCGCATCCGAGAGGAGCTTGTGAGCCTTTGTGAGAGTGAATTGGGAAGGGAGCGGGCGCGAGTATTGGAGCCGGTGCTAACGGAGTTGGAGGTTAAGACTGAGTTTGAGCGAATGGAAGAGTTGATGGCACTTGAGACGGAACCACCTCTGTCAGGAGTGGGCGATGTTCGGGGACTATTGCGAAGGGTGGAGGCAGGAGGTGTTCTTACACCTACTGAACTGTGGCAGGTGCGAAAGGTGTGCGAGCAGTTTGAGTTGTGCGAGCAGTTTTTCCGGCGTCACCAAGAAAGAATCACTGCACTTAAACCAATCGTTAATGAAATAGTGGGGCTATATCAGTTAAAAAAGGCAATTGACCAGGCGATTGATGAGTCTGGTGCGGTCAAAGACAATGCGAGCCCAAGATTGAAGGAAATAAGAGCGGAGTTGCGGGAACGGCGCAATCAACTGGTGGAGCGTCTGGAGCGAATGATGGAGAGAAATCCCGAGAGATTCGAAGGACCGGTGATGGTGCGAAGAGAAAGATTTGTTCTGCCGGTAAAACTGGAGGCAAAAAACCAAGTGCCAGGTGTTGTCCATTCATTATCTGCCAGCGGTCAGACGGTGTTTGTGGAACCATTGGAGAGCATTGATGAGCAGAATAGGTTGCAGGAGTTGCGGGATGCTGAGACTGAGGAGGTTGAGCGGATTCGGCGGGAACTTTCGGCATTCGTCTTCAATTATCGAGAGGAGATCGACACCGGTCTAATGGCGATGGCAGCTCTGGATTTGCTTTTGGCGAAGTGCCGATTTGCAAAGAGGTTTGGTTGTCTCCGCCCGATAATTGATAATGCCCGACTGGAGATTGTTCGGGCAAAACATCCATTGTTGGTTCTCCATAAGACCAATGTGGTGCCGCTTGATTTCATCTTACCAGACCGAACAAAGGTTGTGCTTGTTTCCGGACCAAACGCCGGTGGCAAAACGGTGGTGTTAAAGACGATAGGGTTATGCAGCGTGCTTTTGAAATGCGGAATGTTTGTGCCGGCAGCCGTGGGGACGAGGTTGCCGCTTTTTGAAAGGATTTATGCGGATATCGGTGATGAGCAGTCCTTGGAGGCGGATATATCGTCGTTTACTGCCCATCTCATTAGACTGAATGAGGTCTTGGCGAGTGCTGATGCGCGCACCTTAGTTTTAATCGATGAGATTGGGGCGGCAACCGCGCCGGAGGAAGGTTCGGCGCTGGCGTTTGCTATTCTCGAGGAACTACGCGACCGGGGTGTATGCACAATTGCTACAACCCATTTTAACAGTCTAAAGGTTTTTGTGCAGAATGAAGCGGGGATGGCTAACGCAGGAATGGAGTTCAGGAACGGTCCGACCTATCGGTTGATAATGGGTATACCGGGTGAGTCAAGTGCCTTTGAGATTGCTGAACGTTCGGGTTTGCCCCTAAGAATAATTATACGGGCAAAGGAGCGGATGGGAAAGGAATGGGTGGATTTCAAGGTTAAGCTGCAACAACTGGATGAGGAACTTAGGGAGATGGCAAAGGAGAGACAAGAGATAGATAGGAATAAGACGAAGGTGAACGAAATGGTTCAGGTTTACGAAAAAAGGTTGAGGGAGTTTGAGGAGTGGCAGGCGCGAGAGCGAAATAGGTTTATAACCGAGCAGGAACGGCTGTTGAAGGAGATGAGACGGCAGGTTGAAAATCTGGTGAGGGAGTTGCGTGAGCGCCAGGCAGACCATGAAAGTATTGTCCGGGCAAAACGGTTCATTGAGGAGAAACTTGATAAAATAGAGTCCGAGAGACAGGAGATATTACCAGTGCAAACCGTGTCTGCGTTTGGTGTTGGTGATATTGTCGAGTCCCTCCTTTTTCATCGTCGGGGGAAAGTGGTCGCAGTGAATGGTGAACGGGCGGTCGTGGAGTTTGGAAACATCAAACTTGAGGTTGAGACCGGCATTCTGAGATTGGCTGCTGAAAAGGATTCAAGGCAGACAGAGGTCAGGGTTGAGGAGTTTGAGTTTGTTCCGAGGTTGAATATCCGGGGTATGACAAAGGAAGAGGCGGAGATGGCGGTGAGTAAATTCTTAGATGAGGCAATGAATGTAGGGGCCACAGAGTTAGCGATTCTCCACGGGAAAGGGACGGGTGCTCTTAGGCAGATGCTCTGGCGGCGATTGCGTAAGGATGCCCGGGTAGCGGAAATCAGGTTTGCTGAACCATCAGCAGGTGGAACTGGGGTAACGGTTCTAAGACTCCGAGGTGAAAGTGATTAAACCCGAGGTAATTGAGCGGATTCGCCAAGAGACAGATATCGTGGAACTAATCGGCAGCTATTTGCCATTGAAGAAGGTGGGGAGAAATTACCGAGGGCTTTGTCCATTTCATTCTGAACGCTCGCCTTCATTCTATGTTAGTCCTGAACGCCAGGCTTATCATTGCTTTGGATGTGGGGCTGGGGGAACGGTAATTACCTTTGTTATGCAGTTTGAAAAATTGGATTTTCCTGATGCTGTGCGGTTACTTGCGAAAAGGCTGGGGCTAAAGGTTGAGGAGGAAACGGTTAGCGGTGAAAAACAAATACTATACGAGACTTGCGAAAAGGCGGCAAGGTTCTTTGAGCAAATGCTTAAAAAATCAGATGTTGCCCAAAGGTATCTTGAGAAACGGGGTTTGAAGGAGACGACGGTAAAGCGGTTTCGGATTGGCTTTGCTCCTGGAGGCAATGCTTTGCGCGGGACGGGGAGCAAATTAGGATTAGGAGAAAAGGCTTTGTTAGAAGCCGGGCTGCTTATAAAACGGGATAATGGCTTGATAGATTATTTTCGGGAACGAATAATCTTTCCGATATTTTCCCTTTCCGGTAAGGTGATAGGTTTCGGTGGAAGGGTATTGGATAATAGTGAACCCAAATATCTTAATTCTCCAGACAGCCGAATATTCCGCAAGGGGGAAATTCTCTATGGAATTTTTCAAGCCAAGGGATACATCCGCGAGGCCGTGCCGATTCTTGTTGAGGGCAATTTCGACCTCCTTTCTTTAGTTGACAAGGGAATAAACAATTGTGTTGCTAGCCTCGGGACCGCGCTGACGCAAGAGCAGGCGTTGCTGATTGGTCGCTATAACCGACAGGTGGTGTTGTGCTATGACGGCGATGAGGCCGGGGAGAAGGCGTGTCGTCGCTCAATTGAGACGCTCCTGCGGGCAGGGGTGGATCCCCAGATTATGGTTTTACCTCGAGGCGATGACCCAGATAGTTATATCCAAAAATTTGGTAAAGATGCATTTCTTCGGCAAGTCGATAATGTCATTGACTTTGTTGACTTTGTTATTAGAGGGAGAAGATTGGATACGGTTGCCCAAAAGCGGTCTGCTATTAGTGAACTGGGCGCCATTGTGGAGGCGATTGCTGATGATGTTACCCGAGAGTTGTACGCCAACCTTATTGCGAAAAAATTTGGAATAAGTCAATCACAACTCCTCCCGCGGAGTGAGGGGCGTCAAAGTGCAAGAATCGTCAATCCCACGGTATCAGGTGATTCGATTTTGGCAGAGAACCTGGTGGCGGCAGCGGTCCAGGATAAACACCTCGCCAGTATCGCTCAAGAGTTTTCTTTATACGAAATGGTTGAGGATGAAGTTCTAAGAGGGGTAGCTCGGTTAGTGGGGGAGCATTGGCGAAGCGATTCTTATAAGCCGGCACTCTTGATGGATATTGTGGATGATGAAAGGGCGAGGAGGAAGATTGCAAGATGGCTTTTTGATGGACCGGAGCCGCCAACCGCAGAGAAGTTTCGGGAGCAGATATGCCGCTTACGGGCACGTTGGCTTCAAAGACAGATTGAACTGGCTCATGCAGAAGGAGATGAGGAAAGAGCAGAAATTTTAATTAGGGAAAAGGATCTCTTATTAAGAGAAAAAAGACCCGTTTCGAGAAAGGGGTGATATGGAATGAGAGAAAAGAACAACCAGCGAAAAGAGCAAATTCGAGATAAAAAGAAGACAAAAGGGTTAAAAAAGAACGCAGGCTTTGGAGGGGATACGGCTCAAGTTGAGAGTGGTCAACAGCCGGAGTGGTTAGATAATATTTTAAAAAAAGCAGCGGGCGACCGACGGATTACTTACGAAGAACTTGAGGAGGCGCTGCCTGACGAGGTCTTAATGGCACCTGAAAGGTTAGAGGAGGTGATCGCTTGTCTCGACCGGGAGGGAATCCAGATGGCGGAGAGGCATGTGGATGAGGAGGAGGTGCTTCTTCCTCGTCGTGGACCTAAGCCAGTAGTTCAGCGCACAGATGATCCTACCAAGGCTTATTTCCGCGAACTGGCAAAATTACCCCTTCTCACCCGTGAGGAAGAGGTAAAGTACTCCCGGGAGATGGAAGACGGATACAGGAATCTGATTCAGTATTTATTTGATCCGGTGCCGATGATGATTAGATTGGTTGAGGAGTGCAAGCCTGTTGAGGATGGAACAAGGGCATTGGACCAGATCGCCCGGGTGGAGTTCGAATGTCTTTTTGACAAGAAGGCTTTAGCAAGGGAACGGACGCGATTTATACGGTGTTTGCGGGATATTCGCCGTGCAGCTGAGCGGTTAAAAGAATTACAGGAGAAAAAACTTACTAACAAGATAAAGAAGGAAATCGCTACGCTCAAACACCATGTCTTCAATCGGATTCAGGCACTTTCACTTCAGCACCACATCATTAATAATTTCCTTAACGAATTCAAAGCGGTTGCCAATAAGGCGTTAGAATATCAGGAAAGGTTGGAAAAATTAGAGAAGGAGGGGAGAACCCGGACTCAAGAGGCAAAGGAATTGCGAAAGAAAATCCGAGAGGCAAGGCAGTTTCTTGGCAAAGGTCCTTCCCAACTGAAACGCATATTGACGGAGATGGCTGCCTGTGAAGAAAAAATTCTTGCTGCCCGCGACCGGATGATTGAAGGTAATGTGCGGCTGGTGATATCAATTGCCAAACGTTATATCAATCGGGGACTGGAGTTTGCTGACCTTTTAGAGGAAGGTAATGTCGGTCTGATAAAGGCGGTAGAGAAGTTCAACTATCGGAAAGGCTTTAAGTTTTCAACCTATGCCACTTGGTGGATTAAACAGGCGATTACGCGGGCGATTGCTGATCAATCTCGGACCGTAAGGGTTCCGGCACATATTATCGATGCCATTAACAAAGTAGCGAAGATACAACGTCGCTTCCTCCAGTCCTGTGGTCGGGAGGCGACCACTGCCGAACTGGCGCAGCGTCTTTCAACGCCAAAGGAAAAACTGGAGCAACTGGGCAAGATTGCCCAGTTCGGCATATCAATTGACAAACCGATTGATGAAGAAGGCTCCAGTTTTATCGGCGATTTCATCTACGATGATAAAACAGTCTCCCCTTCACACGATGCTGCAGTAAAGCTCTTGAGGGAAAAGTTAAATGAAGGCTTGAAAACATTGACGCGGCGAGAGGAGAAGGTGCTGAGATTGCGTTTTGGTCTTGGCGACAACTGCCCGCGGACGCTCGAGGAGGTCGGGCAGATTTTCAACATTACCCGAGAGAGGGTTAGGCAGATTGAAGCGAAGGCTTTGCGCAAACTGCGCCACCCGATGCGGCTGAAGGAACTTGAGGAGCTAACTAAGTTACTCCGCTGATGCAATTGGGAATTATTGCTGATACGCATGACAATCTTGATAAGGTCCGTCAAGCGGTAGCACTGTTCAACCGAATTGGAATTAATCAGCTAATCCACTGCGGGGACATTGTTGCCCCATTTGTTCTTAAGGAATTTGGACAGCTAAGATCACCACTGGTACTTATATATGGTAACTGTGACGGTGACCGCAATGCGCTGGCAGAGGTGGCGAATAAACTCGGCTTCAGGATTCAGCTATCCCCTCTTTCCTTGCAGTTTGGCAGTAAGACGGTGGTGGTTACCCATGAACCGACTGATGACTTACCTGATTGCGATTTTTATATTCACGGACACACCCATCGGGTCAGATATGAGCCCGGTAAACCAGTAATTATCAACCCAGGTGAGGCATGTGGGTGGCTTACTGGGAGAAGCACTGCGGCAGTTCTCGATATCGAGAAAACCAAGGTTGAATTTTTTGACCTGTAAATAGAGTGAAACCTGCACCTGGTCTCTATATCGTTTCCACTCCCATAGGTAATCTTGGGGATATCACGCAGCGGGCTTTGGAAACCCTTGCCAATGTTGACGGCATCGTCTGTGAAGATACCCGTCGTACCGGTCTGCTTTTGAGACATTTCCGAATTCAAAACCGCTTGATTTCCTATCACGAATACAACAAGCTCCGTCGGACTCCGGAGATTCTTGAACTTTTGTCAAGAGGTCAGGCAATTGCGCTGGTAAGTGATGCGGGAACACCTGGTATCTCTGACCCCGGTTTTTATCTGATCAGGGCAGCAATTGAGAAGGGATTCAGAATAATACCGGTTCCCGGTGCATCGGCGTTATTGGCAGCACTGGTAGTTTCAGGACTGCCTTCGGACAGGTTCGCTTTTGAAGGATTTTTACCCAAGCGCGCAGGTAGAAGGCGAAAGCGCTTGTTGGCGCTTGCCCAAGAGGAAAGGACGATGGTTTTCTGTGAATCGGCGCGGCGGGTTAAGCGCTTCCTCAGCGAGGCAAAAGAACTGTGGGGAGACCGAAAGGCGGTTGTTTGTCGGGAGTTAACGAAGAAATTTGAGGAGGTGTTGCGCGGTTCGGTGTCGCAATTACTTGAGCAGCTGGCAGAAAGAGAATTGAAGGGTGAGGTGATGGTGGTTATCGCTGGGTATGAGAAAAGAGACTAAGGACAAAGGTAGAAGGATTTTGAGGCCGGTTGTCTTGTTGTTTGCTCGTTTGGGAATTAGCCCGAGTAGCGTGACGCTTGCAGCTATTCCTTTAAGCCTCGGCGCCGCATTTCTTTTTAAGTATGGTTTCTTTCCCTGGGCAGGGATTATTACCGGTCTAGTGGGTTTGTGTGATACGATTGATGGAGAGTTGTCCCGGTTAACTGGTAAGACCTCCTCAGCAGGAGCGATTCTGGATTCCACAATTGACCGCTTGAGCGAGGGGATTATTTTTATCGGCATCGCTTGGTATTATCTGGAGATTAACCACATTTTTGTGTTAATGACCCTCTTGGCGTCACTTTTTTCATTTATGGTGAGCTATGTTCGGGCGCGGTCAGAAGGGGTCGGCAGAGATTGCCAGGT from candidate division WOR-3 bacterium includes these protein-coding regions:
- a CDS encoding metallophosphoesterase, which gives rise to MQLGIIADTHDNLDKVRQAVALFNRIGINQLIHCGDIVAPFVLKEFGQLRSPLVLIYGNCDGDRNALAEVANKLGFRIQLSPLSLQFGSKTVVVTHEPTDDLPDCDFYIHGHTHRVRYEPGKPVIINPGEACGWLTGRSTAAVLDIEKTKVEFFDL
- the dnaG gene encoding DNA primase; the protein is MIKPEVIERIRQETDIVELIGSYLPLKKVGRNYRGLCPFHSERSPSFYVSPERQAYHCFGCGAGGTVITFVMQFEKLDFPDAVRLLAKRLGLKVEEETVSGEKQILYETCEKAARFFEQMLKKSDVAQRYLEKRGLKETTVKRFRIGFAPGGNALRGTGSKLGLGEKALLEAGLLIKRDNGLIDYFRERIIFPIFSLSGKVIGFGGRVLDNSEPKYLNSPDSRIFRKGEILYGIFQAKGYIREAVPILVEGNFDLLSLVDKGINNCVASLGTALTQEQALLIGRYNRQVVLCYDGDEAGEKACRRSIETLLRAGVDPQIMVLPRGDDPDSYIQKFGKDAFLRQVDNVIDFVDFVIRGRRLDTVAQKRSAISELGAIVEAIADDVTRELYANLIAKKFGISQSQLLPRSEGRQSARIVNPTVSGDSILAENLVAAAVQDKHLASIAQEFSLYEMVEDEVLRGVARLVGEHWRSDSYKPALLMDIVDDERARRKIARWLFDGPEPPTAEKFREQICRLRARWLQRQIELAHAEGDEERAEILIREKDLLLREKRPVSRKG
- a CDS encoding CDP-alcohol phosphatidyltransferase family protein, whose protein sequence is MRKETKDKGRRILRPVVLLFARLGISPSSVTLAAIPLSLGAAFLFKYGFFPWAGIITGLVGLCDTIDGELSRLTGKTSSAGAILDSTIDRLSEGIIFIGIAWYYLEINHIFVLMTLLASLFSFMVSYVRARSEGVGRDCQVGFFERPVRVVVLMFSAIVLGKRYFPFGVGLIFAGTLFTFVYRLLYVLRPKA
- a CDS encoding sigma-70 family RNA polymerase sigma factor: MREKNNQRKEQIRDKKKTKGLKKNAGFGGDTAQVESGQQPEWLDNILKKAAGDRRITYEELEEALPDEVLMAPERLEEVIACLDREGIQMAERHVDEEEVLLPRRGPKPVVQRTDDPTKAYFRELAKLPLLTREEEVKYSREMEDGYRNLIQYLFDPVPMMIRLVEECKPVEDGTRALDQIARVEFECLFDKKALARERTRFIRCLRDIRRAAERLKELQEKKLTNKIKKEIATLKHHVFNRIQALSLQHHIINNFLNEFKAVANKALEYQERLEKLEKEGRTRTQEAKELRKKIREARQFLGKGPSQLKRILTEMAACEEKILAARDRMIEGNVRLVISIAKRYINRGLEFADLLEEGNVGLIKAVEKFNYRKGFKFSTYATWWIKQAITRAIADQSRTVRVPAHIIDAINKVAKIQRRFLQSCGREATTAELAQRLSTPKEKLEQLGKIAQFGISIDKPIDEEGSSFIGDFIYDDKTVSPSHDAAVKLLREKLNEGLKTLTRREEKVLRLRFGLGDNCPRTLEEVGQIFNITRERVRQIEAKALRKLRHPMRLKELEELTKLLR
- the rsmI gene encoding 16S rRNA (cytidine(1402)-2'-O)-methyltransferase, whose product is MKPAPGLYIVSTPIGNLGDITQRALETLANVDGIVCEDTRRTGLLLRHFRIQNRLISYHEYNKLRRTPEILELLSRGQAIALVSDAGTPGISDPGFYLIRAAIEKGFRIIPVPGASALLAALVVSGLPSDRFAFEGFLPKRAGRRRKRLLALAQEERTMVFCESARRVKRFLSEAKELWGDRKAVVCRELTKKFEEVLRGSVSQLLEQLAERELKGEVMVVIAGYEKRD